The following are encoded together in the Chaetodon trifascialis isolate fChaTrf1 chromosome 3, fChaTrf1.hap1, whole genome shotgun sequence genome:
- the pck1 gene encoding phosphoenolpyruvate carboxykinase, cytosolic [GTP] yields the protein MPPQLQSQNQCRPRVLQGDLSALSPAVKEFVEAKVSLCQPDCLHICDGSEEENQAILTQLEEQGMIKKLSKYENCWLARTDPRDVARVESKTVIVTQDQRDTVPTPLGGGVSQLGRWMSPEEFEKAVAQRFPGCMKGRTMYVIPFSMGPVGSPLSKIGVELTDSPYVVASMRVMTRMGKSVLSALGTGEFVRCLHSVGCPLPLKKPLVNNWPCNPEQTLIAHIPDSRQIVSFGSGYGGNSLLGKKCFALRIASRIAKEEGWLAEHMLILGVTNPAGEKKYMAAAFPSACGKTNLAMLCPTLPGWKVECVGDDIAWMKFDDQGNLRAINPENGFFGVAPGTSAKTNPNAMETIIKNTLFTNVAETSDGGVYWEGMDQSLPEGVTITSWKNKPWSSEDGEPSAHPNSRFCTPAGQCPIIDPLWESPEGVPIEAIIFGGRRPEGVPLVYEAFSWQHGVFVGAAMRSEATAAAEHKGKVIMHDPFAMRPFFGYNFGQYLSHWLSMADRPGAKLPKIFHVNWFRKSPTAGFLWPGFGDNIRVLDWMFRRVNGEADALPSAVGYLPSSNSLNLQGLREDVDLNELFSLDQEFWQREVEEVRKYFTTQVNDDLPSEVAQQLELLQQRVKKM from the exons atgcctcctCAGCTTCAGTCCCAGAACCAGTGCCGTCCCAGGGTCCTGCAGGGCGATCTCAGTGCCCTCAGTCCGGCTGTTAAGGAGTTTGTGGAAGCTAAGGTGAGCCTGTGTCAGCCAGACTGCCTCCACATCTGCGatggctcagaggaggagaaccaAGCCATCCTGacccagctggaggagcaggggaTGATCAAGAAGCTCAGCAAATATGAGAACTG ctggtTGGCCAGGACCGACCCGAGGGACGTGGCTCGTGTGGAGAGCAAGACTGTGATTGTGACCCAGGACCAGAGGGACACGGTGCCCACACCTCTGGGCGGCGGGGTCAGCCAGCTGGGCCGCTGGATGTCCCCGGAAGAGTTTGAAAAAGCTGTGGCTCAGCGGTTCCCCGGCTGCATGAAAG GTCGCACCATGTACGTGATTCCCTTCAGCATGGGTCCGGTAGGTTCCCCCCTCTCTAAGATCGGTGTGGAGCTGACGGACTCTCCCTACGTGGTGGCCAGCATGAGGGTGATGACCCGCATGGGGAAGTCCGTGCTGTCCGCTCTGGGGACGGGCGAGTTCGTACGCTGCCTGCACTCCGTCGGCTGTCCTCTGCCGCTCAAGA AGCCCTTGGTGAACAACTGGCCCTGTAACCCCGAGCAGACATTAATCGCCCACATCCCGGACAGCAGGCAGATCGTCTCATTTGGTAGTGGTTATGGAGGAAACTCCCTGCTGGGGAAGAAGTGCTTTGCTCTGCGCATCGCCTCACGTATCGccaaggaggagggctggctgGCAGAGCACATGCTG ATTTTGGGTGTCACCAACCCTGCTGGGGAGAAGAAGTACATGGCAGCAGCTTTCCCCAGCGCCTGCGGGAAGACGAATCTGGCCATGCTCTGCCCCACGCTGCCAGGCTGGAAGGTCGAATGTGTGGGAGACGACATCGCCTGGATGAAGTTTGATGACCAAG GCAACCTACGTGCCATCAACCCTGAGAACGGCTTTTTTGGAGTTGCGCCCGGCACCTCAGCCAAAACCAACCCCAACGCCATGGAGACCATCATCAAAAACACTCTTTTCACCAATGTTGCCGAGACCAGCGATGGCGGTGTGTACTGGGAAGGAATGGACCAATCGCTGCCGGAGGGAGTCACCATCACTTCCTGGAAGAACAAGCCATGGAGCTCAGAAGATG GTGAACCCTCTGCTCACCCCAACTCTCGATTCTGCACTCCAGCCGGTCAGTGTCCCATCATCGACCCTCTGTGGGAATCCCCGGAGGGAGTCCCCATTGAGGCCATCATCTTTGGAGGGCGCAGGCCAGAAG GCGTCCCTCTGGTTTACGAAGCTTTCAGCTGGCAGCACGGGGTGTTTGTTGGAGCAGCCATGAGGTCAGAGGCCACCGCTGCAGCTGAACACAAAG GCAAAGTGATCATGCACGACCCCTTCGCCATGCGTCCCTTCTTCGGCTACAACTTTGGACAGTACCTGTCTCACTGGCTGAGCATGGCCGACCGCCCCGGCGCCAAGCTCCCCAAGATCTTCCACGTCAACTGGTTCCGCAAGAGCCCCACTGCTGGATTCCTGTGGCCTGGTTTTGGCGACAACATCCGCGTGCTGGACTGGATGTTCAGGCGGGTGAACGGTGAGGCCGACGCCTTGCCGTCTGCCGTTGGCTACCTGCCCAGCTCTAACTCCCTGAACCTCCAGGGTCTGCGGGAGGATGTGGACCTCAATGAGCTGTTCTCCCTGGATCAGGAGTTCTggcagagggaggtggaggaggtgaggaagtaCTTCACCACGCAGGTGAACGACGACCTGCCCAGCGAGGTGGCCCAGCAGTTGgagctcctgcagcagagagtgaaaaagatgtaa